ATTCTTCCCCGAGTGCCTCATTCGGGCGTCTGAAGAACTGGCTCGGCTTGTCGGCCGACAGACGCGAGTTCAGTTTCGTCAGGGCTTCGTCGACGATCTGCCTGACACGTTCGCGGCTGATGCCTACTTCCTCGGAAATCTGCTTCAAAGTCAGAGGTTCCTGCCCGTCCAGACCGAACCGCATCCGCAGAATCTGGGCTTCGCGCACGTCGATGGTGTCGAGCAGTCGCTTGAGCGTTCCAAGTTCCTCGCGCAGCAGTGTCTTTTCTTCAGCCGTTCCGTCGCGGCTATCCACGACCAACTCGCTCAGGCCGAGCAGATCGCTGTCCCGCCCGCCCGGCTCCTGGGCCGGAGTGCGGAACGCCTTGACGGCGCGACGGATGATCTTGACCTTCTTGAGGGGGAGATCCATCGCCTCGGCCAGTTGCTCCATTGATGGCGGATGCCCCAGACGCCCTTCGAGCGACCGCGCGGCTTCCTTCCACTTGGCAATCAACTCCACCATGTATGCCGGAATGTGAATCGGCTGGCTGGCGTTGATCAGAGCTCGCTTGATGCTCTGCTTGATCCACCACGACGCATAGGTGCTGAACCTCGCGCCCTGGGCCGGATCAAACCCCTCAACCGCACGCAGCAGACCGATGTTGCCCTCTTCGATGAGGTCGGTCAGCAGCAACCCGCGATTGGTGTAGTTTTTCGCGATCGCAACGACCAGTCGCAGATTCGCGCGGATCATTCTCTCACGCGAAACCTGGCAATTGTCGTTGATAATCGCCCACGCCAGTTCCCGTTCCTCTTCAGGACTCAGGAGCGGAACCTGGTTGATTTCACGCATGTACAGCTGCAACTCTGATTGCAGCGCGTCCTTGGTCGATACAGATTGACCGATCATGCCACTCATTCTCCTACCCACCGCCCGCCAATTTCTCAGCGGGTTGTCGAGACTGCGGAAAACCTCGACGACTCTTCTCCTCGCCCACCCCTCCAGGAGTTCTCGGGACCACCATCCCTTGAACCCAATGAGCGGACGACCGCCTAACCGTTCGGCATCTTACACGCAACGGTTCATCAATTGCCACACAATTCCGACAAAGTCTCTGGACATTTCCAAAACTTCCTCGCTCTCCTCTCCAGATTCACTCAAACCCCATGCCCGCCCTGACTTTCTCGGGCGACGATACTACATTCCTCAAGGCCCGATACAACCAAAACGTATCTCAAAAATATGAACAATGACCTAACATCTATGCTCGACGAATGGCCCTTCGAACCCGGACAGATCAACGTCCGCATCATCGAAGGCGTCGACGGTCTCCCGCGGCTTCAGGTCCGGCTCGACCTGGGCATCATTCAGATGCACGTCAATGGCCGCCCCGATGGTCAACGCCCCTTCGGCTTCCCGAGCCTTCTCGATTATTTCGAAGCCCGTCTCGATGAAGGTTCCGTTCCTCCCGACGAATCCGATGAACCAGACCCTGAATCGGACGGCGAACCAATCTCTCCCGTTACGCTCACGCCCGAAGATTGCAAATCCCTTCGCGACGAAGCGCTTCAGTATTACCACCGATACATCGCGTTGCTTGTGCTCGAAGATTACGAGGGCGTCGTCCGCGACACAACCCGCAATCTGCGCGTGCTCGACCTGTGCGCCCAGTATGCTGCTGACGACACCGACCAGACTGCCCTCGAACAGTTTCGTGCCTACATCATCATGATGCGTGCTCGCGCGCTGGCGAGTCACGCGTTGCAATCCGAAGAACCCAAAGCCGCCCTCCTCGCCATCGACGACGGCATCGAAGCCCTCCGCAAGTGCTTCGAGCAACAAAACCGCGAGGGCGATTTTGAGAACTCGAGCGAAGTCCAACTGCTCCGCTCGATGCGCGGGGCGCTGATCCCCCAACTTCCCGTGAGCCAGAAGGCCGAACTCCGCCAGCGCCTTGCCGAAGCCATTGCTCAGGAGAACTACGAACTGGCTGCCATTCTCCGCGACGAACTCAAGATGCTCAAGGAATAAACACCCCATCCACAACCGGACCAGACCCTCACGAGCACCCACAATCCGTGGCATGATTCGCAAACGCGGGTGACCATACTCGTCACCCATCCGGAGGTCTGGACATGTCGAACCTGTACGCGCGCCTCGCTCGCCGTTTTGGCCAAACACCCACAAATCGCCAGCGGCGCGACTTCCTCAAGCACTCTGCCGTGCTCGGTGCCGCAGCTCTGCTCTCAACCGGATTCATTTCATGCGCCGGGTCGCGTCGGTCCATCCTGCTCTCGACGCGCCCGCGCACGACCGCAAATCCGATGCGGATTGCTATCGTCGGTGGTGGATTCGCGGGGCTGGCATGCGCACACGAACTGCACGCCATCGGCCACGACATCACCGTTTTCGAAGCCCGGAGGCGCGTCGGTGGCCGCGTGCTCTCGCTTGATGAAGTCGTCCCCGGAACACGAGTCGAAGGCGGCGCAGAACTCATCGGCACCAATCATCCGACCTGGGCTGCCTACGCCAACCGCTTCGGCCTCACATTCAGCGAAATCGACGAAGGAGACGACCTCGACACGCCGATCGTCATCGATGGCAGCGTCATGCTCGCCGATGAATCCGAAGCACTCTTCCACGAGATGGAACGTATCGCCGCGAAACTGTCCCGACTCGCCCGCGCGATCAATCCGCACGAGCCTTGGAAAAGCCGCAACGCCTCAGCCCTCGACGAGCAATCCCTCGCAGGCTGGCTCGACAGCATCGGGGGCGACGCCACGGCGTTGCGTGCATTCCGCGCCATGCTCGAAGGCGACAACGCCTGTCCTGCCGAACGGCAGTCGCTTCTGGGCGTGCTCGCTGCCATCGCAGGAGGGGGCTACGAGAAATACTGGACCGAGTCCGAGGTCTATCGCTGCGCCCAGGGCAACGACGCTCTCGCAGCCGCCCTTGCCGAACCGCTTGGGAGCCGCGTGCATCGCGAAACGCCTGTCACGGCCATCGAACGCCAGCCCGACGGCCGCATGCTCGTCTCGGCTGCCGGCGACCGAGGCTCAACATTCGATCATGTCGTGCTTGCGGTACCGCCGACGGTCTGGGAACGCATCACAATCAACCCCACACTCCCCGATTCGCTCCGCCCGCAGATCGGCGACGCAACCAAACATCTCTTCCGCGTGAGCGGCCAGTTCTGGCGCGACCAAGGCCTCGCCGCATGGTCACTGAGCAACGGGCTCTATTCGTGGTCATGGGAGGGCACCGATGGCAAGATCGCCCCCGATGCACCCGCCGACACCGCCCGCTGTTTCACACTCTTCGCCGGCGGGCCACCATCATCAGCCGTCCGCGCTCTCGCCCCAGCCGAACGCACCGACGCCGTCATCACCGATCTCGAGCGAGCGTACAGCGCCTTCCGACCATCGTGGCTTGGACAGCAGTGGTTCATGGATTGGCCGAGCGACCCCTGGACCCGCGGCGGTTACTCCAGTGCCGCGCCCGGCGAAATCACCGCTGTTGCGCCGCGCCTGCGCGAAGGCATGCCCGGGCTGTCTTTCGCTGGCGAACACTGCTCCACAGCCTTCCCTGGCTATATGGAAGGCGCGCTCGAATCGGGCGTACGCACAGCACGCGAGATCGAAGCACGATCCGCATCCGCGACCCGTTGACGAGCCGTGGAAGCAAGTCCACGACAAAGTCCACGACATGATGCGATATCGCACTGCACCACCCAATGACTCACTGCAACCCGCCCACACCCACCGGACGCCGGATCTTCGGACGCACCGTTGGACGTTTCGCACGCGCCCTGCTTACTTCCGCGACTGCTCGACCAGTACCCTCATCAGCGTCAAGTCCGCTGGCGTCACGCCTTCGAGCCGGCTTGCCTGCCCGAAGGTATCAGGCTGAAACCTGACCAGCGCCTGCCTGGCCTCATTGCGCAGCGTGTGACACGCGCTCCAGTCGATACTGCGCGGGATCAACTTGTGCTCGAGTTCACGCTGCCGCTTCATCTCGCGTCGCTCACGCTCGACATAAGGCTCATACCGCACATCCGCAAACACAGTCTCAATCACGCCCGGCTCGAAACCCGCGAGCACTCTTTGCGCGTCTGCCCGCTCGTACTCCGCGCGGCGCATGACCTCTGCGAGCGCGACACCATCGACGCGCGACTCTGCAACGATCCGCTGCGCGTTATCGAGCGCCTGCCTCCGCTCCTTGAATAACCTCATCCGCGCACGTCCAAGTTCAGTTGTCGCGAGCAACCCCAGCCTGTCGGCCACCGGAGTCAGACGATCAGCAGCATTGTCGGCCCGCAACTGCAACCGATACTCTGCCCGGCTTGTGAACATGCGATACGGCTCGCGCGGGGTCTTCGTCACCAGATCATCCATCAGCACGCCGATGTACCCCTCATCGCGCCCCATCACGAACGCATCCTCGCTGCGCCCCCACCGCACCGCATTGATGCCCGCAACGAGCCCCTGTGCCGCAGCCTCCTCATACCCGCTCGTGCCATTGATCTGCCCGGCCAGAAACAATCCATCGACGCTCTTGGTCATGCACGTCGCGCTGATCTGGTGCGGCCGAACCATGTCGTATTCCACCGCATACCCATACCGCAGAATCTCCGCCCGCTCGCACCCGGGCATCGTGCGCACAATCACATCCTGAACATCTTTCGGCAGACTCGTCGCGATGCCATTGCAATACACCCAGTCCGTCTCCAGACTTTCGGGCTCAAGAAACACGCCATGCGTCGGGCGGTCGGCGAATCGCACGACCTTGTCTTCGATGCTCGGGCAATACCGCGGCCCGGCGGAAAGAATCTGGCCACTGAACATCGGTGCCCGATGCAGATTCGCACGAATCACCTCATGCGCCTCAGTCGACGTCCGCGTCTGCCGACACGCGACCTGCTCGATCAGCGGAAACCGATCAACCACTCCGAGCGGCAACGCATCAACCTTCGCAAGCGCGCCAGTGCCACTCAAATCACTGAACGCGCGAGGCTGGGCATCGCCTTCCTGCAATGGCAAGTCATCCCACGCGATCGACGCCCGGCTCAACCTCGGCGGCGTACCTGTCTTGAGCCGACCCAGCTCGAACCCGAGTGCTTCAAGCGAGCCCGAGATGCCGACTGCTGCTTTCTCGCCGAAACGCCCGCCCGAGGTCTGTTCGGTGCCGGTGTGCATGAGCCCGCGCATGAATGTACCCGTCGTCACAACCACCGCTGGCGCGCGCACTTCAATCAATGCTCCGTCCCTGCTGCAAACCCGTACACCGGAAACGTGCCGATCCGCCTGCCGCCCGCCGCGTTCGATCAGCAGTTCCTCGACTGAGCCTTCAACGACGACGATTTCGGGACGACTGGCCACCAGCGCGCGCACGGCCCTGGCGTACGCCTGCTTGTCGCTCTGGCATCGAGGGCCATGGACTGCCGACCCACGCGAAGTATTGAGCACCTTGAACATGATGCCCGTGGCGTCGGCCACCAGCCCCATGAGCCCGCCCATGGCGTCGATCTCGCGGACCAACTGCCCCTTGGCGAGACCCCCGATTGCGGGGTTGCAGCTCATCTCCCCGATGCGCGAGGCATCGAGTGTCACGAGTGCAATCGTGCCAGACTCGCCAAGAGCATTGGCAGCCGCCCACGCAGCCTCGACGCCCGCGTGCCCGCCCCCGACCACGATCACCTTGTGCTGCTCATGATGCATCGGACGAAGTGTAGAGGTCCGCCCGGTGCCTCACGCTCAGGGATTGTGCCTATCCCGCCACGCGTTGCCTCGAATCGAGCTGCTCGCGCAGTTCGTGCCCGCGTTCGGTCAGGGCGAGTTCGTCGCGCAGTCCGCCGACATTGCGGATGTACCCGCCTCGGATCAGTCGCTCGCGAAGCCCCCACCACTCATCCCCGAACCCGAGCCACAGTTCATCCTCGAACCGGCTGCTGTGACCGCGTTCGAGCAGTTCCATCGCCCGAATCAGGATCTCCCCCTGCGATTTCGACAACTGCAAGACGAACATCTCCTCCTGCACCGAATGCCTCCTCAACTCAATTCAACGCTGAGGAGGCGTGCACGGTTGCATCGGAAGCGTCGGCAGTCGCACTTAAAGTCATTCGTTGCAGTAACTTGCGTAGGACATCGCCCCATGCAGTTTCCTCCGCATGACCCACGCCACCCG
This is a stretch of genomic DNA from Phycisphaeraceae bacterium. It encodes these proteins:
- a CDS encoding sigma-70 family RNA polymerase sigma factor; amino-acid sequence: MIGQSVSTKDALQSELQLYMREINQVPLLSPEEERELAWAIINDNCQVSRERMIRANLRLVVAIAKNYTNRGLLLTDLIEEGNIGLLRAVEGFDPAQGARFSTYASWWIKQSIKRALINASQPIHIPAYMVELIAKWKEAARSLEGRLGHPPSMEQLAEAMDLPLKKVKIIRRAVKAFRTPAQEPGGRDSDLLGLSELVVDSRDGTAEEKTLLREELGTLKRLLDTIDVREAQILRMRFGLDGQEPLTLKQISEEVGISRERVRQIVDEALTKLNSRLSADKPSQFFRRPNEALGEESPRLRLREANESA
- a CDS encoding UvrB/UvrC motif-containing protein, with the translated sequence MNNDLTSMLDEWPFEPGQINVRIIEGVDGLPRLQVRLDLGIIQMHVNGRPDGQRPFGFPSLLDYFEARLDEGSVPPDESDEPDPESDGEPISPVTLTPEDCKSLRDEALQYYHRYIALLVLEDYEGVVRDTTRNLRVLDLCAQYAADDTDQTALEQFRAYIIMMRARALASHALQSEEPKAALLAIDDGIEALRKCFEQQNREGDFENSSEVQLLRSMRGALIPQLPVSQKAELRQRLAEAIAQENYELAAILRDELKMLKE
- a CDS encoding FAD-dependent oxidoreductase, with translation MSNLYARLARRFGQTPTNRQRRDFLKHSAVLGAAALLSTGFISCAGSRRSILLSTRPRTTANPMRIAIVGGGFAGLACAHELHAIGHDITVFEARRRVGGRVLSLDEVVPGTRVEGGAELIGTNHPTWAAYANRFGLTFSEIDEGDDLDTPIVIDGSVMLADESEALFHEMERIAAKLSRLARAINPHEPWKSRNASALDEQSLAGWLDSIGGDATALRAFRAMLEGDNACPAERQSLLGVLAAIAGGGYEKYWTESEVYRCAQGNDALAAALAEPLGSRVHRETPVTAIERQPDGRMLVSAAGDRGSTFDHVVLAVPPTVWERITINPTLPDSLRPQIGDATKHLFRVSGQFWRDQGLAAWSLSNGLYSWSWEGTDGKIAPDAPADTARCFTLFAGGPPSSAVRALAPAERTDAVITDLERAYSAFRPSWLGQQWFMDWPSDPWTRGGYSSAAPGEITAVAPRLREGMPGLSFAGEHCSTAFPGYMEGALESGVRTAREIEARSASATR
- the mnmG gene encoding tRNA uridine-5-carboxymethylaminomethyl(34) synthesis enzyme MnmG encodes the protein MHHEQHKVIVVGGGHAGVEAAWAAANALGESGTIALVTLDASRIGEMSCNPAIGGLAKGQLVREIDAMGGLMGLVADATGIMFKVLNTSRGSAVHGPRCQSDKQAYARAVRALVASRPEIVVVEGSVEELLIERGGRQADRHVSGVRVCSRDGALIEVRAPAVVVTTGTFMRGLMHTGTEQTSGGRFGEKAAVGISGSLEALGFELGRLKTGTPPRLSRASIAWDDLPLQEGDAQPRAFSDLSGTGALAKVDALPLGVVDRFPLIEQVACRQTRTSTEAHEVIRANLHRAPMFSGQILSAGPRYCPSIEDKVVRFADRPTHGVFLEPESLETDWVYCNGIATSLPKDVQDVIVRTMPGCERAEILRYGYAVEYDMVRPHQISATCMTKSVDGLFLAGQINGTSGYEEAAAQGLVAGINAVRWGRSEDAFVMGRDEGYIGVLMDDLVTKTPREPYRMFTSRAEYRLQLRADNAADRLTPVADRLGLLATTELGRARMRLFKERRQALDNAQRIVAESRVDGVALAEVMRRAEYERADAQRVLAGFEPGVIETVFADVRYEPYVERERREMKRQRELEHKLIPRSIDWSACHTLRNEARQALVRFQPDTFGQASRLEGVTPADLTLMRVLVEQSRK